A window from Gottschalkiaceae bacterium SANA encodes these proteins:
- a CDS encoding thiamine pyrophosphate-dependent enzyme, translating to MNNFNIRPKDLTDQEYFYGHKACAGCGATIAVRLALKVLGERTYSVLPANCMSAVSFIYPQMAFTTNAIISPFASTGAMLSGVAAGARALGIKDFQTVGFAGDGGTADIGFQALSGAIDRGDDIIYICYDNEAYMNTGIQKSGLTPYGTKTTTSPAGENLPGAVTQKKNMFEIVAAHGIAYAATASIGYPNDFLRKLNKAKEVRGPVFLHILASCPTGWGSKTELTVELAKEAVDSGLWYLAEYENDEFTLNKNPKEFIPVEEYLFKQGRFKHLKEKDINVIIEQRDKKWEKIRKSWL from the coding sequence ATGAATAATTTTAACATACGTCCAAAAGACTTAACTGATCAGGAATACTTTTATGGTCACAAGGCATGTGCAGGGTGCGGTGCGACAATTGCCGTCCGTTTGGCCTTAAAAGTGTTGGGAGAACGAACCTATTCGGTTCTTCCGGCCAACTGCATGTCGGCGGTTAGTTTTATTTATCCGCAAATGGCATTTACGACGAATGCCATTATCTCGCCTTTTGCATCTACGGGTGCCATGTTATCGGGTGTTGCTGCCGGAGCGAGAGCCTTGGGAATTAAAGATTTTCAGACCGTTGGATTTGCCGGAGACGGCGGTACAGCTGATATTGGCTTCCAGGCATTGTCTGGCGCCATTGACCGGGGTGATGATATCATCTATATCTGCTATGATAATGAAGCTTATATGAATACAGGAATTCAAAAGAGTGGTTTGACTCCCTATGGAACAAAAACAACGACTTCTCCAGCGGGTGAGAATCTGCCGGGTGCGGTGACACAGAAGAAAAATATGTTTGAAATTGTCGCTGCCCATGGAATTGCTTATGCTGCAACAGCAAGTATTGGTTATCCCAATGACTTCTTGAGAAAACTCAATAAAGCAAAAGAGGTCAGGGGTCCGGTTTTTCTTCACATTCTGGCAAGCTGCCCAACTGGATGGGGATCTAAGACAGAACTGACGGTTGAATTGGCAAAAGAAGCAGTGGATTCAGGTCTCTGGTATTTAGCCGAGTATGAAAATGATGAATTCACCTTAAATAAGAATCCGAAAGAATTTATTCCTGTGGAGGAATATCTTTTTAAGCAAGGGAGATTTAAACACTTGAAAGAAAAAGATATCAATGTAATAATTGAACAAAGAGATAAAAAATGGGAAAAAATACGTAAATCATGGCTGTAA
- a CDS encoding GntR family transcriptional regulator, translating to MPQDNMEIVSLLLDRIIELDYQPGELLNEKKLIEEFQVSRTPIREALLKLSEKGFVKMVPRVGTYVSQVDIREIKYAYEVKKNLEVLACELAAERASEEQVQELLAIVDRIEKYRPRLDYKKYIHDDYLFRKIIREASQNPYLQNYLEELNSKTIRFVNYVEYKMENPEWYNESLRIMAQAIEIRNSELAGREMKNHAEIFLNELSKRFFV from the coding sequence ATGCCTCAAGACAACATGGAAATAGTTTCGCTATTATTGGATCGGATTATTGAACTTGACTATCAGCCAGGTGAATTGCTGAATGAAAAGAAGTTGATCGAAGAGTTTCAGGTCAGTCGGACACCGATTCGGGAAGCGCTCTTGAAATTATCCGAAAAAGGCTTTGTGAAGATGGTGCCAAGAGTGGGGACTTATGTCTCACAGGTGGATATTCGAGAGATCAAATATGCCTATGAAGTCAAAAAGAATCTAGAAGTTTTGGCTTGTGAATTGGCTGCTGAAAGAGCGTCTGAAGAGCAAGTTCAAGAGCTTCTTGCGATTGTTGACCGCATAGAAAAATATCGTCCACGATTGGATTATAAAAAATATATCCATGATGATTACTTGTTCCGAAAGATCATTCGCGAGGCATCGCAGAATCCATATCTTCAAAACTATTTGGAAGAATTAAACAGCAAGACGATCCGGTTTGTTAATTATGTGGAATATAAAATGGAAAATCCGGAATGGTATAACGAATCCTTGCGAATTATGGCGCAAGCCATAGAAATCCGCAATTCTGAACTCGCGGGTAGGGAAATGAAGAATCATGCGGAAATTTTTTTAAATGAACTTTCCAAGCGATTTTTTGTCTAA
- the kefC gene encoding glutathione-regulated potassium-efflux system protein KefC, whose product MEIILVQLFVFLVSAAVAVPIAKKFGLGSVLGYLIAGIVIGPFGLSLISDVETVMHFTEFGVVMMLFLVGLELKPSLLWEMRIPILGMGGLQVALTSIFICSLAFLFLPWQQALAVGLILSLSSTAIVLQTLQEKSLMNTGPGKSIFSILLFQDLAVIPMLAFLPLLTTAAIHSDGHLESTLFNISSLPTYLQLIATLLAIFSVFFLGKFASRPIFRAIAATRVREIFIAAALALIVGIYLLMTAVGLSPALGAFLAGVVLADSEYRHELESDIEPFKGLLLGIFFISIGASLNFILIGKQFMLIVGLTMGLIGLKGLALLITGLIFKMEKKERSLLTVSLAQGGEFAFVLFQFAKTNGVLPQSLVETLISAVAISMFLTPLLFQAYEKLEKNKQKEEEDQRDSDSIENHGQKVILAGFSRLGTDLGRFLLSAGIKPIIIDHDASNVEVLRKFGFEVYYGDVTRLDLLASAGAAEAKLLIITISNLDSSRKLIELVKKHYPHLEVIVNAYDRSTAYELMDLGMDHVRRETFGSALTLGQDALQILGFDPYDAYRMMRIFRKNDLDMMPILYKKHRADEENYISHYQQQTIDLEELMALDMSSDKVCLDKAWSRKNPQTQKDN is encoded by the coding sequence TTGGAAATTATTCTTGTTCAACTATTTGTTTTTTTGGTTTCAGCTGCAGTTGCCGTTCCCATAGCCAAAAAATTTGGCCTTGGCTCTGTCCTCGGTTATCTCATTGCAGGAATCGTAATTGGACCATTTGGTCTTTCGCTCATCAGCGATGTTGAAACCGTTATGCATTTTACCGAGTTTGGTGTCGTAATGATGCTTTTTTTGGTCGGACTTGAACTCAAACCCTCCCTTCTTTGGGAGATGCGAATCCCTATCTTGGGAATGGGTGGTCTCCAAGTTGCTTTAACCAGTATTTTCATCTGCAGCCTCGCATTTCTTTTTTTGCCATGGCAACAAGCACTTGCTGTTGGGCTTATTTTGTCCCTCTCTTCTACAGCTATCGTCTTGCAAACGTTACAAGAAAAAAGTCTGATGAATACTGGACCTGGAAAATCAATCTTTTCCATCCTTTTGTTTCAAGATTTAGCCGTGATCCCCATGCTTGCCTTTTTACCTCTACTAACAACCGCGGCCATTCATAGTGACGGACACCTTGAATCAACTCTTTTTAATATCAGTTCATTACCGACATATCTTCAACTGATTGCAACATTGTTGGCTATCTTTTCCGTTTTCTTCCTTGGAAAATTCGCAAGTCGACCCATATTCAGAGCAATAGCAGCAACGCGAGTTAGAGAGATCTTTATTGCTGCAGCGCTGGCTCTAATCGTAGGCATCTACTTATTGATGACTGCTGTTGGACTTTCGCCCGCACTCGGTGCTTTTTTAGCCGGAGTCGTGCTTGCAGATAGTGAATATCGACATGAACTGGAAAGCGACATCGAACCCTTCAAGGGACTCTTGCTTGGAATTTTCTTCATCTCCATCGGCGCCAGTCTCAATTTTATATTAATTGGCAAACAGTTTATGTTGATTGTCGGTCTTACCATGGGTTTGATCGGTTTGAAAGGACTGGCCCTCCTTATCACTGGCCTCATCTTCAAAATGGAAAAAAAAGAACGGTCACTTCTGACGGTGTCCCTTGCCCAAGGGGGAGAATTCGCATTTGTTCTTTTCCAATTCGCCAAAACGAACGGTGTTTTACCCCAATCTCTTGTTGAAACCCTAATCTCCGCAGTTGCAATTTCGATGTTTCTTACTCCACTGCTTTTTCAAGCTTATGAAAAACTTGAAAAAAATAAGCAAAAAGAAGAGGAAGATCAACGTGATTCCGATTCGATTGAAAATCATGGACAAAAAGTGATACTAGCAGGTTTCAGTCGATTGGGAACAGACCTGGGACGCTTTTTGCTATCTGCAGGAATCAAACCGATAATTATCGACCATGATGCCTCCAATGTGGAGGTATTAAGAAAATTTGGATTCGAGGTGTATTATGGTGACGTCACTCGCCTCGATCTCCTTGCCTCTGCCGGGGCTGCGGAAGCCAAGCTTTTAATCATTACCATCTCTAATCTTGACAGCTCAAGGAAACTAATCGAGTTGGTAAAAAAGCATTATCCACATCTTGAAGTCATCGTCAATGCTTATGATCGCTCCACAGCATATGAATTAATGGATTTGGGTATGGATCATGTCAGAAGAGAAACATTTGGAAGCGCCCTGACTCTTGGTCAAGACGCCTTGCAAATTCTTGGATTTGACCCCTATGATGCCTATCGAATGATGCGAATTTTTCGAAAAAACGACCTTGATATGATGCCCATCTTATACAAGAAACATCGCGCTGACGAGGAAAATTATATCTCTCATTACCAACAACAAACCATTGACCTCGAAGAACTCATGGCACTTGATATGAGTTCGGACAAGGTATGTCTGGATAAAGCATGGTCTCGAAAAAATCCCCAAACGCAAAAAGACAATTGA
- a CDS encoding NAD(P)H-dependent oxidoreductase, with translation MNKILINFAHPAKTHSTINKELRHAIENLEGVTVNDLYANYPDFLIDVKREQMLCQTHDVIIFQHPFYWYSTPPLMKEWLDLVLEYDWAYGVNGKALKGKLFLQAITAGGSDNTYQQDGANHFTIRELTSPYRATANLCNMEWLPPFTVFGIHRGLPKEEISVHAENYRKMVIALRDGTLDIEKAKEAQYLNDNLPSMIGGK, from the coding sequence ATGAATAAAATACTCATTAATTTTGCTCATCCAGCAAAAACTCATTCAACCATTAATAAAGAGCTTCGCCATGCAATTGAAAACCTTGAAGGTGTTACCGTCAACGACTTATATGCAAACTACCCGGATTTTTTAATCGATGTGAAACGAGAACAGATGCTTTGCCAAACACACGATGTCATTATTTTTCAGCATCCCTTTTATTGGTACTCAACACCCCCTCTGATGAAAGAATGGCTTGATCTCGTTCTTGAGTATGATTGGGCTTATGGCGTCAATGGAAAAGCGTTAAAAGGAAAGTTATTCTTACAAGCCATTACAGCCGGAGGCAGTGACAACACCTATCAGCAAGATGGTGCCAACCACTTCACAATCAGAGAATTGACTTCACCCTACCGTGCAACTGCAAACCTATGCAACATGGAATGGCTTCCTCCCTTCACGGTATTTGGCATTCACCGTGGATTGCCTAAAGAAGAGATCTCTGTTCATGCAGAAAACTATCGCAAGATGGTCATCGCCTTGCGAGACGGCACCTTGGACATTGAGAAAGCCAAAGAAGCACAGTATTTGAATGACAATCTACCTTCAATGATTGGAGGAAAATAA
- a CDS encoding BCCT family transporter produces MERKELKEQLFNRNFVKWGFDMNLFVSLTAAFLVGGFILFTLIKPDLAANTFSEINGFLNQKFNWVYIATINLSVVFLLVMGLSKLGKIRLGGFTARPEYSNFAWYSMLFSAGIGIGIFFYGVAEPIYHLSIPTALQTGSVFDNFKIMYLHWGAHAWSLYGLVAVGLGYFAYNLNLPLSFRSLFYPIIKDKIFGIWGDIIDTFAVLAVLFGLATSLGLGARQINAGLNYAFGIPNSGGVQIALIAVITFMATLSVVSGISKGIKFLSQANTIISAVFLLLILLIGPTAYIMSTYFSSLGLYLQDFIKIGLFTAIIPEDIAWQGGWTVFYWAWWISWTPFVGTFIARISKGRTIREIAVGTIILPTLIITFAMTILGATGVFINEMYQGVIENAISANIATAMFEMIRVLVAQPGLQMLLYCMAVVAIVLFFVTSSDSGSLVVDNLTSGGKEDSPKTQRVFWAVMEGVIALSVLLLGGERALKTLQSAVVITGFPFAILLMIMMFSLSKELKKSYKKHEYNSVVKLKRKMIKIDKNAEYKR; encoded by the coding sequence ATGGAGAGAAAAGAATTAAAAGAGCAATTATTTAACAGGAACTTTGTAAAATGGGGATTTGATATGAATCTCTTTGTATCTTTGACCGCGGCGTTTTTAGTCGGAGGATTTATCCTTTTTACCTTGATCAAGCCCGATTTGGCCGCTAATACATTTAGTGAGATAAACGGGTTCTTAAATCAAAAATTTAATTGGGTTTATATCGCGACCATTAATTTATCAGTTGTTTTTTTGTTGGTGATGGGGTTGTCAAAGCTCGGGAAAATACGTTTGGGCGGATTTACAGCCAGACCTGAATATAGTAATTTCGCTTGGTATTCCATGCTATTTAGTGCAGGAATCGGGATTGGAATTTTCTTTTATGGGGTAGCGGAGCCGATTTATCATTTATCGATTCCGACAGCACTTCAAACTGGTTCGGTCTTTGATAATTTTAAAATTATGTACTTGCATTGGGGTGCACATGCTTGGTCATTGTACGGGCTTGTGGCAGTTGGCTTGGGATACTTTGCTTATAATTTAAATCTTCCCCTATCGTTTCGAAGCTTGTTTTATCCGATCATTAAGGATAAAATATTTGGAATTTGGGGCGATATTATTGATACATTTGCCGTGCTTGCCGTGTTGTTCGGTCTGGCTACATCATTGGGACTGGGAGCACGACAGATCAATGCGGGATTGAACTACGCCTTTGGTATTCCCAATAGTGGCGGGGTTCAAATTGCTCTAATTGCTGTGATTACATTTATGGCGACGCTTTCGGTAGTAAGCGGTATTTCAAAAGGAATTAAATTTTTAAGCCAAGCCAACACCATTATCTCGGCGGTTTTCTTATTGCTGATTTTACTGATTGGTCCAACTGCATATATTATGTCAACATATTTTTCGAGTTTGGGACTCTATCTGCAAGACTTTATTAAGATTGGACTCTTTACAGCCATCATACCGGAAGATATTGCTTGGCAAGGTGGATGGACTGTATTTTATTGGGCATGGTGGATTTCTTGGACACCTTTTGTAGGAACGTTTATTGCAAGAATTTCCAAGGGAAGAACCATTCGAGAAATTGCAGTAGGCACCATTATTCTGCCAACCTTGATTATTACCTTTGCGATGACGATCCTTGGGGCGACGGGTGTTTTCATTAATGAGATGTATCAAGGCGTAATTGAAAACGCAATTTCCGCGAATATTGCAACTGCTATGTTTGAAATGATTCGAGTATTAGTGGCTCAACCTGGATTGCAAATGTTGCTCTATTGCATGGCTGTAGTTGCGATTGTTCTCTTCTTCGTAACGAGCAGTGATTCAGGGTCCTTGGTTGTGGATAACCTTACCAGCGGTGGAAAAGAAGATTCGCCGAAAACACAACGGGTATTTTGGGCGGTTATGGAAGGTGTTATTGCCCTCTCCGTTTTGTTGCTTGGAGGAGAACGGGCATTGAAAACTTTACAATCTGCAGTTGTGATCACGGGATTTCCTTTTGCCATTCTTTTGATGATTATGATGTTTTCTCTTTCAAAAGAATTGAAGAAGAGCTACAAGAAGCATGAATACAACTCGGTTGTGAAATTGAAGCGTAAGATGATTAAAATTGATAAAAATGCAGAATATAAAAGATAG